The Oncorhynchus masou masou isolate Uvic2021 chromosome 13, UVic_Omas_1.1, whole genome shotgun sequence genomic interval ACACACTCTGGCTATTTCCAAAGCAGTTAGTTCTGTTTTTACTAGTGGAAAACTTAATATCTCCTACTTTTTCACTTACTTACAGCACTGGCACAATGCAACAACTTCCAAGCCGACTGCCACAGTTTGGGGATCGTCTACCTTTTAAACAGCTTCAACTTCCCCAACAAACAGTTTCCAGACCAGTTCGAGTGGAAACGGTCAATGTGAAGTGCCATTCAGACTACATGGAGATAGTTGTGAAGGCTGATCTGTTTAAACTCGGTATTCTTATTGACATGGATGACCTGCGACTTGGAGTTGAACAGGACCAAGAGACCTGCAGGGCTACAGCATCAGCAGCCGGAGATGAATACAGAATATTTGCAGCGCTATCAGACTGTGGAACCAAGCGTTTGGTAATTATGGTGAATGTTTCAGTAGCTGACTTCTTAAAACAACCTCCTGTTTAATTTCTACTTTGTGAATCCACAGATGAACAAAGACTCCATGATCTATACGAACCTCCTCAGATATACACCCAGAGCCACACCAGATGGGGTTATTCGAATGGATGGTGCTGTAATCCCAATTGCTTGTCATTATGAAAGGTGAGTTTAGGTTATACTGTTAAATGATCATGACTACTGGGTCCCTATTGGTTTGCTTGCCAGACTCTGTACTTTCTGTTTCAGGAAGTACAGTTCAGACAGTGCCCCTCTCCAGCCGACCTGGATCCCCTTCAGCGCCACAGTGTCTGCCGAAGACCACCTGCAGTTCTCCTTGAAGCTTATGACAAGTGGGTATATAAATTCTGGGCTGTGTTGAGCAGGGCACAACCTTGTTGAAAGTTCAGATGATtaggagaccactgtgctctccCAGAAGCTTGGATGGTGGAGCACAAATGATCCTTGGACATGCTAAATACAGAATCTCATCAGACATCACTTTAATTATTGACGTTTCTATCTGCAACGTTAAACAATTAGCCTACTAACTATGGACCTGTTTACAAACTCCTCAATGGACCTTTTAACCCATTCATAGATGCTAACTATTAGCGCCTATTGACTATAATATTCTGTCCAGGGTAGTTTAAAGCGCTATTTTATAGGATTAGGTTTCCCACACTGACATTTTCATGTTACTGTGCTTATTAATGTAAACCGTATAGCAATTAGCACAGGTACACCTCTGGCTATCTGTATCTCTGAACACCTGTTAACGGAGAACACATTTGTGGAGTCAGTTGTCGCTGAAATGCTGTCAGCTGCAACTGTTAAAAGGTGTTCAGTAATATCTTTTTCCATTGTGAAATGAGTAGGGTTTTACATTTCTAGACCAGTGACTTGATTCACATTTTGATGAATCCTCTTTTTAGAAGGAACTGACATGTAATGGCCTTGGACTATAAGGAATAATGTAAAGTTCCTTTAGTCAATTGGGATAACCTTCTGTCATTTCTGCCCAGGTGACTGGCTCTATGAGCGGGGTTCTGGAGTCTACTTCCTGGGCGATCCCATCAACATTGAGGCGTCTGTCAGGGTAGCTCACCACTCCAGGCTCAGGGTCTTTGTTAGCAGCTGCGTGGCCACACTGGACCCAGACAATAACTCTTTCCCCAGATACGTCTTCATTGAGCATGATGGGTAAGCAAGAGGGAACTGCCTAAACTAAATCTGCTACCTAGAATGAATATTCTCTGGCTGGCCCGTAGGGAATGATGGAGGCCTTTTGAAGTCAAAAGGCAGTCTTGTCAAGAGCagtgccattgagggcttccaccatgatggcaccattttaaagtagtcaactgggtggggactTCTATGGGTTGTAGCCTCAATGCCCATGCTGTAATGGCACAGATCTAAAGATGAGTCTGCTCTATGGGCTGTCCCTGTTTATATATATCTCCCCTACAGGTGCTTGGTGGATTCCCAGCTGCCTGGCTCCAACTCTGGGTTCATGCATAGAACCCAGGATGACAAGCTCCAGTTCCACATTGATGCCTTTAGGTTCTACCAGGAGAACAGGGCAGAGGTGAGGGCAGTACCAGATGTTGTGGAGCATTATGGGTACATAACTTATAGCTGTGATGTAGAAACCCAGTAGCCTACATCTTTGTTTTGCTCATCCTGTTGTGTTTCTACAGCTATACATCATATGCCACCTTATGGCAATCCCTGTCATGGACCATGCAGAGCCTAGCAACAAGGCATGCTCCTTCATTAATGGCAGGTGTGAGATCTGACTTATTTCCTTAGGTCACAGCCCAGTAAGAGTAGCTATCTACTGGAATAACCAATCGGATTTGTTCAAATGTCTTGGTCCATGAGTGTCCTCTACACATTTCAGATGGAGGTCTGCCGACTCAAATGATTTGCAATGTGGCCGTTGTCCAAGCCTGAATAGCCAGAAGGGGGTTGATCACGATCCAGCACGATATCCCCTCAGTCCAAGACAAGGCGGTAGCCAACCTTCGGGCTACCGCATCAAACCTCAAGCCACTGGCGACCATTGGCGGAGTGGGATGAAGTCCAAGAAAGGTGCAGTATCTTAATTCCTCTTTCCTTCTCAAAATGCACTGCAGAAGTGTCCAAGGGGAGGTGTTTTGTACCTTCAATATGGGATTTTACAAAAGACTAAGTAAAAATTGTCTGTACTGCAAATGTGAGAAGGTAACCTTGCCAGTGATtaatgaaaatgtgttattttagtatGGAACCAGGATGTTACTCTGGGCCCCATAATGGTTACAACCAAACAGAGGACACCTTTATCTCCAACGAGGGAAGGTATCGCTATATATGGCTTCCCTTCTccaactgaggacaggaggccCTTATCACCTGGCAGTCGTTGGAAGAGGGGTAATTTGACTGTCTGAAATTGCATGCCCTTAATCCTTGTAGTGCATCTAGGCAACAGCATTGACTAGGGTCTGGTTTCAATGACATTCTTTAAGGGGGGGTCCTTCAAGCAGAACACTCTCCCAACAAATCATGAGGCAGACATGCCAGAACTTTATGCTTTGCAACGCAACTTTGCAGGTAATGCCTTTGCAGTTTTTAGTCAAGGCATTTGACGCAAACTACCCACTCTCAAAATGCAGTCATTAAAAATAACCTCTGCTCAGTCTTGCTAGctactattttctattttagtTAACTAGTAACTTAGTTCCTCTGCCTCCCAACAGGATTTCTTGACCATGAGGcgctggtcaaaggtagtgcactacagggaatagggtgccatttcagacacttgTCTTTTCATATCCATACACTCTAGCAGTTCTGCCAACACTGGCTGTTAAATTAAATAATTTGCCCAAAATGTGGGTGGGCCCCGAGGGTCAGGCCCAACAAGCATGGGTTCGTTAGCTCTGAAATATATATACTGGGTTCATCAGGCAGGAACTGATGTTTGTTTACATGTGATAATTGCATGTAGGTTCTGTGCTAAATGGTCTGTTCTCAGAGCTGGAGCCCACCCCAGACCGTGAGTTGAATCCTACACCTGAGCCCATTGGAGACCTTGGAGAGGACAAGGATCTCTATACAATTGCAACTCATTGAAAGGGTATGTCTGGGATCATGGTACGCTGCATTATGGCAAGCAGGTCAGCTTTTATTGGGATGACTTGGCTCTGCAGTGATCACTCACTggcacagccacagtcacagtcaatctaaccttaaccatgcctaaccttaacaaaTGCACTTTAGTCATAATTTACTAACTTAATTTTGACTTTACAGCTGGCACACCTAGCTGGAATCGTTCaattctgcctccaggacaagactcatcccAATTAATCTTGACCAGCACACTGCAATTGCCAGTATCACTTGTACATGTCAGATGTGGTTTCATATAGCAGTTATGGCCCTTTCCTATCCACTAACTCTTTTCTGTTGATAGAATGCTGTGGTGGCCCCATTTTGTCTCACTCCTGACGACCCTACAACCAAGTGACCTCGGCACCACAACTGCTCCTGGTGAGGTGAACAATGCTGAAAAGGGGCACTCAAACAGTGAAGGGACTACCACTGTACCACAACACTAAGGAGACATGCTCTCATCAGAACTCCAAAAACAATGAACACAAGAGATGACTGTTAACCTTGAAGAATAAATTATTTGAAGATACCTTGACAATGAATTTCTGTGTTTACTCCAGCATGTAGTGCATAATTGGAAACTGAAACATTACTTTTAAGGGAATGTCCACTTAAGTGTTTCAGAACATGTTCTTTGGGGGTTACGGTGCAGATGGTATTCAGACCACAAATTACATTCCAGCCTTATCTAAAATGATTTCTCCCCTTAATCTACACAATAACCCATGACCAAGCAAAtgtaatcacatttacataacttcagaccctttacttagtactttgttgcaCCTTTGAGTAACGTTAACAGATTGATAATAACAATTGTTTGTTTTGCGTTCAAGTACAAAAATGTGAGTTACTGGATTTCAAATTGATGAATGTTAACTTGCTGAACACTGACAGCTGTAGCCTACTAGTTACAGTATACACGACACTGCGTGTATTAATAGCACATATGAAGAGAATGTTAGGCTGACTTGGGAACCGATCTGTTAATGGAGCCAAATGTCTTACAGTGACGCAACTTTCATAAGTTGTTCAGGAAACCTTAACTAACTTCTGATTTCAGCAATTGTGGAAATTCTCTTGATTCTTTCAAGAGGTGAAATGAGATGTCAGTGGTGTCCACCCCTCTGGCTCCGCCCCTGTTCCCATTCTGCCCCCAGGTTCACACCAACTGCATCTGCGGTAATATTTAGGATGCTGAAGACTTTTCATAGGGCATAGGCTATACTAAATAATTTGAACATTAATGTGCAGAACTGCAGACAGTGTGGTTTCACAAATTATTTTCTCCGAACATAGCCGGTACTCGGTCCTGTGCCTCTGGTATGTTTATTTCCTAATTCCTACTTGCGTCGAGGTCGGGATTTGAAAGCAACTTGGTATCAAAGAAACCAATATTAATGGTTTGTTTACATTGCAGGTTCGAATAATTAACATGGtgaattaacgtggcaggttagggaAAGGAATAGGTTTAGCTACAATGCTACAGTTGTCAAAAACTTGTCACCGACAAGACCCAtagacttcaaatcaaatttatatagcccttcgtacatcagctgatatctcagtgctgtacagaaacccagcctaaaacctcaaacagcaagcaatgcaggtgtagaagcaaagtggctaggaaaaactccctaggaagaaacagagaggaaccaggctatgtggggtggccagtcctcttctggctgtgccgggtggaggttataacagaacatgaccagcatggttaaataaggcagaacagttgaaactggagcagcagcacggccaggtggactggggacagcaaggagtcatcatgtcaggtagtcctgaggcatggtcctcgggctcaggtcctccgaaagagagaattagagagagcacacttaaattcacacaggacaccgaataggacaggagaagtactccagatataacaaactgaccctagccccccgacacaaactactgcagcataaatactggaggctgagacaggaggggtcaggtgacactgtggccccatccgaggacacccccggacagggccaaacaggaaggatataaccccacccactttgccaaagcacagcccccacaccactagagggatatcttcaaccaccaacttaccatcctgagacaaggccgagtatagcccgcaaagatctccgccacggcacaacccaagagggGGGTGCCAAcctagacaggaagatcacatcagtgactcaacccactcaagtgacgcacccctcctagggacggtatgaaagagcgccagtaagccagtgactcagcccctgtaatagggttagaggcagagaatcccagtggaaagaggggaaccggccaggcagagacagcaagggcggttcgttgctccagagcctttccgttcaccttcccactcctgggccagactacactcaatcatatgacccactgaagagatgagtcttcagtaaagacttaaaggttgagaccgagtttgcgtctcttacatgggtaggcagaccgttccataaaaatggagctctataggagaaagcactgcctccagctgtttgcttagaaattctagggacaattaggaggcctgcgtcttgtgaccgtagcgtacgtgtaggtatgtacggcaggaccaaatcagagagataggtaggagcgagcccatgtaatgctttgtaggttagcagtaaaaccttgaaatcagcccttgccttgacaggaagccagtgtagggaggctagcactggactAATATGATACAAAAatgtggttctagtcaggattctagcagccgtatttagcactaactgaagtttatttagtgctttatccgggtagccggaaagtagagcattgcagtagtctaacctagaagtgacaaaagcatggattcatttttatgcatcatttttggacagaaagtctCTGATttctgcaatgttacgtagatggaaaaaagctgtccttgaaatggtcttgatatgttcttcaaaagagagatcagggtacagagtaacgccgaggtccttcacagttttatttgagacgactgtacaaccattaagattaattgtcagattcaacagaagatctctttgtttcttgggacctagaacaagcatctctgttttgtccgagtttaaaagtagaaagtttgcagccatccacttccttatgtctgaaacacatgcttctagcgagggcaattttggggcttcaccatgtttcattgaaatgtacagctgtgtgtcatccgcatagcagtggaagttaacattatgttttcgaatgacatccccaagaggtaaaatatatagtgaaaacaatagtggtcctaaaacggaaccttgaggaacaccgaaatttacagttgatttgtcagaggacaaaccattcacagagacaaactgatatctttccgacagataatatctaaaccaggccagaacttgttcgTGGAGACCAATTtgagtttccaatctctccaaaagaatgtgttgatcgatggtatcaaaagcagcactaaggtctaggagcacgaggacagatgcagagcctcggtctgatgccattaaaaggtcatttaccaccttcacaagtgcagtctcagtgctatgatggggtccaaaaccagactgaagcatttctatacattgtttgtcttcaggaaggcagtgagttgctgcgcaacagccttttcggAAATAAATTGAgaagaatggaagattcgatataggccgatagtttttcatattttctgggtcaaggtttggctttttcaagagaggctttattactgccacttttcgtgagtttggtacacatccggtggatagagagacatttattatgttcaacataggagggccaagcacaggaagcagctctttcagtagtttagttggaatatggtccagtatgcagcttgaaggtttagaggccatgattattttcatcattgtgtcaagagatgtagtactaaaacacttgagcatctctcttgatcctaggtcctggcagagttgtgccgactcaggacaactgagctttgaaggaatacgaaGATtaaaagaggagtctgtaatttgctttctaataatcatgatcttttcctcaaagaagttcatgaatttatccctgctgaagtgaaagccatcctctctcggggaatgctgctttttagatagctttgcgacagtatcaaaaagctatttcggattgttcttattttcctcaattaagttggaaaaataggatgatcgagcagcagtaagggctcttcggtactgcacggtactgtctttccaagctagtcggaagacttccagtttggtgtggtgtgAAATTCCACCTCTCCAGTAACTCGGCAGCAATGACCCTCCAGTCTTCCTCCTCAGGGACAGGCATGTattcaccatccagacagacccAAAAGGCTTGTGCCACAGAGGGGACGATGCCTGCCACCGTGGACCATCCAACTCAGAAGCTGAATACTATGGTCCTGTAGGAGTCCCCTGTTgccaagaatctaaaatataattcAAAATAATGATCAATATTGTGTATAACTTGAATTCCACCCACATATTATATCTACTCATATAGCTACCTCATTACAGTTTATTATGATTTACTAATTATATTGTACTACTCATCAACCATCATTAACAATGCCTTGA includes:
- the LOC135553303 gene encoding zona pellucida sperm-binding protein 3-like; amino-acid sequence: MQQLPSRLPQFGDRLPFKQLQLPQQTVSRPVRVETVNVKCHSDYMEIVVKADLFKLGILIDMDDLRLGVEQDQETCRATASAAGDEYRIFAALSDCGTKRLMNKDSMIYTNLLRYTPRATPDGVIRMDGAVIPIACHYERKYSSDSAPLQPTWIPFSATVSAEDHLQFSLKLMTSDWLYERGSGVYFLGDPINIEASVRVAHHSRLRVFVSSCVATLDPDNNSFPRYVFIEHDGCLVDSQLPGSNSGFMHRTQDDKLQFHIDAFRFYQENRAELYIICHLMAIPVMDHAEPSNKACSFINGRWRSADSNDLQCGRCPSLNSQKGVDHDPARYPLSPRQGGSQPSGYRIKPQATGDHWRSGMKSKKGAVS